A single window of Fibrobacter sp. UWH6 DNA harbors:
- a CDS encoding DUF4258 domain-containing protein translates to MNIKFSEHAKQRMHERGITEEQIIHFFVTNEGLLGLKLSDKDESILLADALIDGKKYRLVYNAVEDILVTVFPLK, encoded by the coding sequence ATGAATATAAAATTCAGTGAACATGCAAAACAACGAATGCATGAACGAGGCATAACCGAAGAACAGATAATTCATTTCTTTGTGACGAATGAAGGCCTGCTAGGATTGAAATTGAGTGACAAAGATGAATCGATTCTTTTGGCGGATGCCTTGATTGACGGAAAGAAGTATCGCCTTGTTTATAATGCAGTAGAGGATATTCTTGTAACGGTATTCCCGTTGAAGTAG